In Lotus japonicus ecotype B-129 chromosome 5, LjGifu_v1.2, one genomic interval encodes:
- the LOC130718354 gene encoding probable membrane-associated kinase regulator 4 has translation MKMAIKNATLVHVDEDYIDMELSSSSSSTSSNLFSYSISSPPQNSEFEFQMISVSNEKDSKPSPADDLFYKGKLLPLHSPPRLQMVQKLIENSNNATFDFVKSQSDLEDSSFPFTSDFRTPSESCRVSSEVANPDELLYPFGWSSGLVGDDLHHLPKKTLPKKLKHFWLSQKLKASRVYLKSFFSKSGCSDKSCASAATNVGAERDSNCKECQNKYMKVNPRKNCKNPFEIFYDEKHHMSCNVMKTIKREIFEDDFTSNHRKSFSGVVQRHCVSKASSLSTSSSGSSSSSSSFSLSSAGYYDLQLFKRSISANYELEGSVEGAIAHCKQSQQQSQDVFSVSDKTCG, from the coding sequence ATGAAAATGGCCATAAAAAATGCCACTTTGGTTCATGTAGATGAGGACTACATTGACATGGAACtaagttcttcttcttcttctacttccTCCAACTTATTCTCTTATTCCATTTCCTCTCCCCCACAGAACAGCGAGTTTGAATTCCAAATGATTTCTGTCTCAAATGAGAAAGATTCAAAACCTTCCCCTGCAGATGATCTCTTCTACAAGGGAAAACTCCTTCCTCTTCACAGCCCTCCTCGCCTTCAAATGGTTCAAAAGCTCATAGAGAACTCCAACAATGCCACCTTTGATTTTGTGAAATCACAGTCAGATTTGGAAGATAGTAGCTTCCCCTTCACAAGTGACTTCAGAACTCCTTCAGAATCATGCAGGGTTAGCAGTGAAGTTGCAAACCCAGATGAATTGTTATACCCATTTGGGTGGTCTTCTGGTCTTGTTGgtgatgatcttcatcatcttcccaAGAAGACTTTGCCCAAGAAACTGAAGCATTTCTGGCTCAGTCAAAAACTCAAGGCTTCAAGAGTTTACCTGAAATCTTTCTTCAGCAAATCTGGTTGTTCAGACAAGTCATGTGCCAGTGCAGCAACCAATGTTGGAGCAGAGAGGGACTCAAATTGCAAAGAGTGTCAGAACAAGTACATGAAGGTTAATCCAAGGAAAAACTGTAAAAACCCATTTGAGATTTTCTATGATGAGAAGCATCACATGTCTTGTAATGTCATGAAGACCATTAAGAGAGAGATATTTGAAGATGACTTCACTAGTAATCACAGGAAGTCTTTCTCTGGTGTGGTTCAGAGACATTGTGTTTCAAAGGCTTCATCTTTATCCACATCTTCATCAgggtcatcttcttcttcttcatctttctcTCTGAGCTCAGCTGGGTACTATGATTTGCAATTGTTCAAGAGGAGCATCAGTGCAAATTATGAGTTGgaaggttcagttgaaggagcCATTGCTCACTGCAAACAGTCTCAGCAACAGTCTCAGGATGTGTTCTCAGTTTCCGACAAAACTTGTGGTTAG